The following nucleotide sequence is from Triticum dicoccoides isolate Atlit2015 ecotype Zavitan chromosome 7B, WEW_v2.0, whole genome shotgun sequence.
TGCTGGCTGAGCTAGAAAAGTTGCTCATGCATGAAGAAGTGCCGGTAAGTTATAAATTTGTTAGGCAACTATGTCTATCTTTGCTTGTGATTTATATGTTCCATTACTTATACAGTATCTAGTTAGTTATATCACACAGCTCCACAGATATAATATTTAGAAGTACAAATTATAACACTATAAATATGCTTTGAACTTCTGCAATCTGTTTTGTAAATTTGTATTTGGCAATGTAGCTCAACAAAACTAATACAGTTATAGTTGCATTTGAAATCCTGATTGGTGCTTTTAGCTGTTAACCAAACTTCTCTTTGTTTTGAAGGATGCACGCTTTAAATTGCTATTGGTACAGCACCAACAGTTTCTGTGACCCCCATTGCAGTATAACATTGTTTTTATAAATAGTGATCTTTCCTTCAGATTTGCTAATGTTTTTTTTTTCCAGTCTAAATGTCCTGCTTCCTCTTTGTTCAGTGATCAACTTTTTAAATATGATATAATATTTTGGCTAACTCATGTGCATTACTCTATGCAGTTTCCAGTGTACTTCGCTTTCCATGACGACAATTTGGATAACCTATTGGCAGATATTCGTAAAATTGCCTCTTCAGGCCAGCCAGCCTCTGCATCAACAGGAGGGTAATACTTGAAGACGAAACTCAGCATACTCTCGAGTGTCCAGCATTTTGCACTATAATTAGTGTAACACTTGACTATAAATTGTCAGCCTCCTGCATGGTCTTGATTGTCTTTTGGACTTGTAGATACAAGCTTGTAGTGCCTTCTGCGGAACCTAAAAGGGTGTCATCTCCAACCATTTCAAATATCCAGGTAGCTGCTCTGACATGAATTTACTGTCTACTTTCGCATTCATCAGGTTGATCTTATTTACTTTATAATTCACTGCAACATCTTATAGATCTGTTTTCTTTTGGAACAAACAATTAAGTAGACCATGAAGAATGGCTGGCTATATGCCAGAAGTGATCGCTACACCTGATATCTGACTCTTACAAATTTAATAGTGTTTCCCATCTTTCATGAGATGTCAACAGGACTAAGTTTAATATCTTTGAGTTGCAGGGATGGTTACCTGGAtcgagaggagagggtgatgctgaACAGCTTCCAACCATTGCCATAGTTGCAAACTATGACACTTTTGGTGCTGCACCTGTATGTAACCCAGGAAAAATGTTTCAAGAATCTTTGATATTATTTTCAGTATTTTCGTAATACATATGTTTTTAGGCGCTTTCCGTGGGAAGTGATAGCAATGGAAGTGGAGCTGTGGCTCTTCTAGAAATTGCAAGGATCTTTTCACGCCTCTATTCAAGTCCTAAGACCAGAGGCAAGTTTAATCTTCTCTTTGGATTAACATCTGGCGGACCCTACAATTACAATGGAACTAGCAAGGTTAGTGATCATCTTGCGCCATTATGAAAGCCTTCTGGTGCATATTCATGGTCAACTCACAGCTGTATGGTTTTCAAATTTTGTTACAGTGGCTTAGAAGTTTCGATCAGCGTGTACGCGAGAGTATTGACTATGCAATTTGCTTGAATAGCGTTGGTTCCTGGAGCAATGATCTCTGGATGCATGTATCAAAGCCTCCAGAGAACCCTTACATCAAGCAAATCTTTGAAGTACAGTAGCCATTTCAAGTTTTTCGGTCCATAACCTCAATTGTCTGCAATGATAAGTCGATTCACAACTCGAAGTTTCTTTGCTTCAGGATTTTTCAGATGTCTCCAAGGAAATGGGCATTTCAGTCGGCATCAAGCACAAGAAAATTAATGTGTCAAATTCTAGAGTATGTTCTTGCCTTTTGAAGGATTGTACACCTTCATTAGGCTTGGATCCCATCAGGGTTTCAGATAATCCATCTTACATGTACTTACTGTCAGTACTAGCATGATGGCATTTGAAATACTTATTGGTGAATCAATTCTTCTGGCATGGTAGCCTGACATAGTATTTCGAGCGCAGGATCAAGAATTAGCTTAGTATTGGCATGAGGGCTGGTTTAGAAACGAGTTCAGAACtattccctccgtttctaaatataagaccttttagagatttcaatacgactacatacggatgtatatagacatattttagagtgtagattcactcattttgctccgtatgtagtctgcattgaaatctctaaaaagccttatatttaggaacggagggagtatatgctattTCTAGAAGTTAATATGCTGTTTTAGTATTTACATTTTGGAATCTAGAAGCCTTTTACTGCTTTAGTATTGCTGATTAACTATTCTATTTCGTTAAACTTTCAAGCTTGCCAAGTGACATGCTTGCAATCTTGCAGGTAGCATGGGAACATGAGCAATTCTCGAGGTTTAGGGTGACTGCGCTAACTCTTTCGGAATTGTCTACACCTCCTGAATTTTTGGAAAGCACTGGTGGTCTGTACGACACTAGGTGAAGTCACTTCTAATACACCCTAATTCTTTTTTCACTGTCTTAGTTTTTAATATTTTACTTGTATTTTCCTTCTTTCAGAGAATCAGCAGATGTTGAGTCAGTAATGAGAACTGTCAAATTAGTTTCTGAGAGTCTTGCGGTAAGCTAAATCATTTgctctgatttttttttcattttacttTGCACACAGTAGTTAGATAATATTGATGAAGTTATCGTTTCTTCAGTGTTAGATGTATATGTGTTAATGGTTTGTAGACATTTTTTCCATGTAAGAATTTCCAATGGGCAAGTGACCGCTTCTGTTATACATCTCTTTTCGGTGTATCCACAAATATTCATTCAATATTTGTTTCTTTGGGAAAACGTGTTTGTACGGACTAATTGAATTTTTAGTTTGGTTAGAAATTTAGATTTAAATATCCACAGCAGTAGCATGTATGTAGGATAATATAACTGTTCAACTGGTTTTAACTTAGCATGAAGTTTCTCTGGAAATATGTCAACACAAAGTTGATCGAGTTATTTTAGTGCTTCAGTTACACTCAAATGTCTAGCTGCATAGAAATACCAGTTTAGGAGATTCTGCCGTCCATCCATGTTACAATGGTTTCGTGTTATAAGCATGTTTGAATGTGATGCAAAAAAACATTAAAAATGCAAATTGTTGCTATGATGAGTGTTTGGAAGAACTAAAGTTACTGATTACATCTTGCTTTCTTCTGAACCAGGATTCTTATAGTTAGACAAAGGTTTAGGAGATTCTGCTATTCATCCATGTTACAATGGTTTCATGTTATAAGCATGTGTGATGCTAAAAATCATTAGAAATGTAAATTGCTGCTATGATAATTGTTTGGAAGAGTTAAAGTCACTGGTTACCTCTTGCTCTTTTCTGAACCAGGATTCTTAGTTAGACGAAGGTTTAGGAGATTCGGCTGTTCATCCACACTACAATTGTTTCATGTGATACTGTTATTTAGGTAGCGTGTTTGTTTGAATTTGATGCAAGAAATTATTAGGTAAGCAAAATGCCGCTATGATGATTGATCGGAAGAACTAAAGTTACTGGCTGCCTCTTGCTCTTTTCTAAATCAGGATTCTTATAATTAGACGAAGGTTTAGGAGATTCTGCCGTCCATCCATGTTTCAGTTGTTTCGTGTTATTCAGGTGGCATGTTTGAATGTTAAAATGATTAGATGTGCAAAATGCTGCTATAATAAGTGATTGGAAGAACTAAAGTTACCGTCCGCCTTTTGCTCTTTTCTGAACCAAGATTCTTATAATTAGATGAAGTCTGATATTATACTAATAGTGCCTCTTCACAGAGACAAATCTACGGGTTGAGAGGAAGGAACATTGATGTTTTTGCTGATAACAGCAGCTTAGCCATCAGTCCTCACTACATCCGGTCCTGGTTGGATCTTTTTTCACGGACACCACGGGTTGCACCTTTTCTTCAGAAGAATGACCCCTTCATTGTAGCACTTAAAAAGGTTGCGTACCTTCTATCAGTGATCTCATCTAGTTCACCTTGTTCATAGTTTCCTCGCAAGACATGACACTATCTATATATTGGTGCAGGAACTGTCCGAGCATACAACTGATgtgcatgttcaaaatgacgtccttGATGGCATGTTCACTTTCTATGATGCAACAAAGTCAACTTTAAACGTATACCAGGTAAGTGTGTAAGCTTCATGCCACACTTCTCCATGTTTGGATATCGCCTTTTAATTTCAGAATGACATAAAAGTGTACTGAGCATATATATAGCCTCTAGATTGGTAGtgctgttagagtacgtaatgggcctaatgggcccattagtcttagggttaattagagataagggtcgcttgcttaggggtcaagtaagccttgcttgggagtcaagtaaacctctctatataaagagaggagatgtatcaatctaatcaagcaagaattaagaaggaaatcccttccatcttgcccggccgtgggcaaaaggcccccggccggccctctcgcgccctccttctagcagcgccataacaatttggtatcagctagcttcgttcgatcatgtcttcgccgccgccctcctcaacaCTTCCGCCGCCGATCGCCACGTCGCCCCCTGTCCTCACACCGGAGGAGATGACCGGGGTGCTGCGTGCCCTAACCCTGGCGGTCCAGGACATCCAGCTCTACTTGATCGGATCCTAcgggccgccgccggccgccgccaccatcGGGCCGTCatggctgccgtggcagccgccggccctggcggcctccgccgcgtTTGCCGGGTCGCTGCAGCCCCAGCTGCAGTTTCCGCCGCCACCCGCCACCACCGGGCCGCCCTTGCTGCCATGGCAGCCGCCACTTTTGCCGGACTCCGCCGCGGTCGCCGGCCAGCTGCAGCAGCAGCCCTGGCTGTCGAGGCAGCCGCCGCTCTTGGCGGCCTCCGCCACACCCTTCGGCCCGCTGCAGCCGCCAGCACCTACTGAACTTACATCTGGATCATATTCAAGATCTTATGTTGAGCAAATAGTACAGCGAGGGGATAATAGACCTTCTGGGAGCAAGCAGGCATTGGAGATGCTGCAACATGCACAGCAAAAGCATGGTTATGGATCCAACGCCTACTTGAGCGAGGATGGGTCATACTCTTAGGCTCAGGACAACTATGCCCCCTCGTACCACCAGAACGGGAAGGCCCCTGATTTCCACGCCGAGGAGCCGAGGCCGCTGGCATACAACAGCGGCGTTGTGGAAAGGCCGCCGCCGCCTCAGCACCAGTGGGTGCCCCCTCAGCCTCCAGGTGTTGCCATGCCAGAAGCGGCGGCCGCCATCCGTCAACAgaagtcccttacgaagcaaccgTCCAGCGACATGTCCGAGGCGACGGTGAGGCTGCCggctgctgcgcgcggcctcctTGCGCAGCCCTCCTCAACACTGCGTAGtttgcagctgccgctcctccaagttgcccttcgctgtGCGACAGACCTCGATCTCGGccgctgcgtcggggatcttgggcatgcggtttcccccatAAACGGGCATGCTGTTTTCCTCGCGGGCAGtgacctcaaagtctgcgacatcggcggttgggggaGCGCACCCCTCCTCGACAGGAGCGGACCGCGTAACACCACTGCattccgccgccggccgccgcgagggcgcctcCGCTGGTCGCTCTTGCAaccacttccaggtggccatacacatgcactgCCTTCGTCcagatggtgtccatgggatccaggtggctgtacacgtgcacgttCGATGTGTGGAGGGTGTTCACTTTTTTGTTAAGGagtccaaaataaagcgtcctaGTCCATTTCAGGCTGAgagtaataaaacaagccgagatgtaaaaggcttgtttttaggtgttaggtttgtgtcgcgtcgagtcatggttataagttggttaggctgcagcttgaggacaagctgcatgtccaggtggggtgtagtgttagagtacgtaatgggcctaatgggcccattagtcttagggttaattagagataagggtcgcttgcttaggggtcaagtaagccttgcttgggagtcaagtaaacctctctatataaagagaggagatgtatcaatctaatcaagcaagaattaagaaggaaatcccttccatcttgcccggccgtgggcaaaaggcccccggccagccctctcgcgccctcctagcagcgccataacaagtGCCTTGTGATATGTCATCCACGGATTTTAAGTTTTACATCCACCTTTTATGTTGCTTTTATTAGATATCACCATCACCACATTGAAATAACCTCAACCGGCCTTTTATTGTTCAAATTCACAGGTTGCAAGTGTTACTTTCGACCTGTTGTTCCTTCTGGTGCTCGGTTCCTATCTAATTGTTCTCTTCAGTTTCCTAGTAATCACAACACGGGTATGGACCGATTCATTTCTGTAAACATAACTAGAAGCTTTCTTTCCCTGCACTGAGATGATACGTTTTCTCTTGAACAGGGCCTCGACGATCTCATTAACATATTCCGGCGGCCTCCATCACGTAAAGTCAAGGGAGCATAGACTAGATCATCATGTTTTGTGTATTAGTAACGAGGAGAAGTGCATGCCTAGTTAGAAGAGCTAGACACCAGGATTTACGAAAAGCTAAGCTTTCCACAGCAGATAGACCTGTAATTTTCAGAATTACCCTTTGTTCTCTAGCCAATGTGAGCGGCATCAGATTCTCCAGGGCGAAAACATTTTCTTCTGCACACAAGGAATTTTGACTGTAATTTGTTGTCTGTtatttttttttttcatttctggcTACTGTGAAGTAGAAGGCCTATCTGCATAATCATCGTGGCAGTGTGTTACTATGTTATGTATGGATAGAAAGCACCACTCTGTACTCCCAAATCTGTACTTGGGTACAGTGAGATACATCTTCTGAATACACTCAAAGCAGAACTGCATCCTGCTTCATATACCTTGTTTTAATGTACTTCTAATGGCTTGGGATGCATGATTCCCTCAAGTATGCCGGCTAagcaatgacataggacttagatgtgcaatatttAGGGCACATatggatgtgctttagcaaaactggctGGCTAATCACCGAGGTttacagtactacctccgtcctggtttataggtcctcattgtagtttgtgtcaaattttaactaaagatttaactaacaaaatgttaatgcatgtcaaaaaaaaatattttattggattcgtatttgaacatagttttttaaaaatataatgtttggtgacatgcgtgaacattttgttagtttaatttatggtcaaaatttggcacgaaaaacccggacggaggtagtacgaagTTGTAGCCAAATTAAGCGGGGTGTCAAGAATGACATCAGGTCTGTTGGCCTCTCAAATACGCATCTCTTGATGTGCCGCCAGTTTTCCTGTCGAGCATGCAAATTTCCTGATGAATTCTTTACTTTAGCCCTCTTTTGTAAAATTTCATCAGATTTCCGTCCTGCAAAACTCCAGGATATACGTAGTGCTATCAATGTTGAGCTACTCTCTTCGTCACAGTTTAGAAGACACAGTTAAATTTGCGTGCGTTTTCACAATAGACAAGGTTTAGagcgcattgcatttatttctagtatGTACTATTCCTATATGCATGCGTAatgtgaatgctattttttagcccatcccacagccaatagataaccacctaggtcCTAGAGAATTTGCAAGTGCGCATTCTAAACCGTGACGGAAGAAGTACTAAGGAAGTAATAACACCTAAAGAACCTAGAGCAAAGACCTAACTGATTGCTATCAATAttgagctactccctccattcccttatataaggccacaaactcatattatagGCACCAAGAAAAAAATTTAATGACTCCTTTGCAAGTCAATTTTTTCTTTTAGTTAACCGGGATCATTAATACACCACAAGCATGCAACGAATGAATGGGAAGAAAGTGGTggagtgtcattatgactacatacATGTAAGTATTAAAAAGTTGTTAGTACGAGAAAACATCATtaaattttgcctcgattactgttggtggccttgtattgatgcaaaatgtatttttgatagttgccttgtataagggaatggagggagtactaaggaAGTAATAACACCTAAAGAACCTAGAGCAAAGACCTAACTGAAAATGAATCGAATTGTGATTGTGTAAGGCCATTATGCCCATGCCCTATTCAACCTCCCCCAGGAGTATGAGCTTCTATGGTGTGAATTCTGAATTGTCCGAACTACATAGAAGGAAATTTCTATTTGGTAGTCTAAGTTTCTCGATGCCAAAAAATGCATGGACGCTGTACTACATTAATCAACCAGCCGAACACTGAACAAGATAAAGGAACTCAGAGGACGTATGCCGTCGTGGACGTTGGTCAAATACTACGACCATCTTTCTAATCTCAAACATGGGATACGAGACATTAAGCAATATGGAAACAGTTTACCTATCAAGATACTACCAGTAGACTAAATGTTTAGCCAAACATGGCGAAAGAAAATCTCTCAAGCTCACCCCTAAATACGCATACGGTATATGATGCTAACCTAAAAGATACCGCACCAACTATCAACTAATCAAGCTGCTACCAAAAACACAACGCATCATGGAACGTAGTCCTGATCGAGAAATTCCATCAAAGGTTGCTCCAGCGCCTCCATTACAGCCTCCCACCCAGCATGTGTCGGGTGTGTCTCGTCCCAGTAGAATCTCTTGTCGGGATTTTGGCATAGGTCGTAGATGTGCGGTGGATGTGCAAGCTCGTGCGTTCCCCGCCTAGATTCTGAATGTGGGTGCACGTTTCAGTCTCCCAAGCGACAGTGGGCTTTGGGTGTTTGATATGAAATGGTGATCAAAATGCTGCGGAAAAACCATCAGTTGCTTAGTTTTGTGCTCCtatatatctctgcttggatggcacTTGTACTGGAAGTGTGACTTTGGTGCGCCATTCCGTGttgcatactccctccgtctcaa
It contains:
- the LOC119336598 gene encoding nicalin-like, which gives rise to MSPSGEVVASVSSALAVLLVLLACVELGDAAAAVGVYRLIQYDLAGAPLGSRAAALNHHAAAFPLPAGADLSRSALVAPLLDLPLSFLREYLSEKKHLGGLLILLPRNISAKNVEGNNDDKGEPKNVLAELEKLLMHEEVPFPVYFAFHDDNLDNLLADIRKIASSGQPASASTGGYKLVVPSAEPKRVSSPTISNIQGWLPGSRGEGDAEQLPTIAIVANYDTFGAAPALSVGSDSNGSGAVALLEIARIFSRLYSSPKTRGKFNLLFGLTSGGPYNYNGTSKWLRSFDQRVRESIDYAICLNSVGSWSNDLWMHVSKPPENPYIKQIFEDFSDVSKEMGISVGIKHKKINVSNSRVAWEHEQFSRFRVTALTLSELSTPPEFLESTGGLYDTRESADVESVMRTVKLVSESLARQIYGLRGRNIDVFADNSSLAISPHYIRSWLDLFSRTPRVAPFLQKNDPFIVALKKELSEHTTDVHVQNDVLDGMFTFYDATKSTLNVYQVASVTFDLLFLLVLGSYLIVLFSFLVITTRGLDDLINIFRRPPSRKVKGA